From Salinicola endophyticus:
GTCCGCCAGCCGCTCTCAGGTGACTCTGCCTAGCCGAGGTGATGGACGCTATGCCGCCAGGCCTGTCGGGAGCGGGGCCACTGAGGCAGTGGCCCGGCATCTCTACGGGGCTGTCGGATCAGACTCGGCCATCAACTCGGCAATTCTCGCCTCGGCCCGCTTTTTGGCGGGACGCTCCAGCAACGGGGCGACGTAGGCGTCGAATTCCGGCCGACGCGGAATCGCGTCGAACGTCATCCCGAAGTTGAGCAACGAAACCAGATAGACATCCGCCGCACTGAAGCGCTCACCCGCGACAAAGGAGCGTCCGGCCAACCAGCATGCCAGTGCGTCATAGGTCATCTCGAACGACCCGTAGCCAGACTGTCGCTGCATCTCGGGGGTATCGGCTTTCCAGCCGGCGGCATGGTCGGACATGGCCGGTTCAGCACAGGCAGCGGTGAAGAAAAACCAGCGGTAATAGTCGCCACGCGCAGGCGGTATCGGCGCCAGGCCAGCCTCGGGGAAGGCGTCAGCCAGATAAGCGCAGATCGCCGCCGCTTCGGTGACCACGACACTGCCGTGACGAATGGCGGGCACCTTGCCCATAGGATTGATGGCCAGGTAATCGGGCGCTTTCATGGGGGCACCGAAACTCAGCACTCGGGTCTCGTAAGGCTGGCCAACTTCCTCCAGCATCCATTGCACCGTATTACCGCGTGACTGGGGGTTGGTGTAGAAGATCAATTCCCGGCTCATGGTGTTCTCCTGGCGTCTGGTGGGTGTCAGGAGACTCTAACGCTCACCACTGTCAGTTTTTGTCAGTAGGGTTTTGCGCCACTCCTTCATCATCTGGTGACGGCGCCTGGGAGTTCTCTCGGGCAATATGCTGGCGCCGAGGATGCGATCGACGCGGAAGTGACGATAGGCATTACGCAGCTCACACCAGGCGGTCAGCACCCGGATCGAATCGAAGAAACCCACGTTCACCGGCCACACGATCCGTTCTGTCCTCGCCCCTGTCTGGTCGGTGTAATCCAGCGCCAGCTTGCGCTCCTCGCTCAGGGCCTGACGAATCAGGGGCAGGTCTTCCCGTGTCGTGGGCTCCCAGCTGGGGACGATAACCAGGGCATCGTCCTCGAAGCGATAGCGCAATGCCGCGGGCAGAATCGCTTCGATCTTGGCCATGGCCTCCCGCGCCGCCTGCCCCATGGGCCCGTCGGTGCGCTCTCCGGCCCATTTGAGGCCCAGCGCCAGCGCTTCGATCTCCTCAGCCGAGAACATCAGCGGCGGTAGCAGGAAGCCAGGATTGAGCACATAGCCCACGCCCGCTTCACCGTCGATCGGCGCGCCCTGCTGGCGCAGACTGGCGATATCTCGATAGAGCGTACGCACGCTGACACCGGTCGCCTCGGCCAGCACGCTAGCGCTCACCGGGCGACGGTGACGACGCAATACCTGCAACAGGTCGAACAGACGTTCGGAACGGGACATATCATCATCCAGGATGAACAAGCGCGCCGTCAGCCGCGCAGCTTCTTCACCGCCGCCTCGATGGAGCGTTCATAGCGCACCAGCGGTGGCCGCACGCCGTTGGCGAACAGCACCCGGCGCATGTCACTGCGGGTCCCGGTCAGGGCGATGCGGATACCGGCACGGCGCGAGGCACCGAGTACGCCCTCCAGGGTACGGGCGGCGCTGACATCGATGAAGGGCACCTGGCTGAAATCGAGAATCAGCCCGCGGTGGCGATCGGATACCCGCGAAAGGATCGACTCGATCGAGGTGGCGGCGCCGAAGAACCAGGCGCCGGAGAGCCGATAGACCACCAGTTCGGGGTCGGCGGGCGATAGCCCCGAGTCATGATAATCCAGGCTCGCGTCCGCCACGTCCTCCGGCACCCAGGGCATCTGCGCCGCCCCCACGCTGTGCGACATGCGCTGGATGAACAGCAGCGCACCCAGCAGCGTGCCGGCCAGAATCCCCTCGATCAGATCGCGAAAGACCGTTAATGACAGAGTGATCAGCAGCACCGCGGCATCCCCCCGCGACGCTCGCAGCAGGCTGGCGAAAGCGTGCTTCTCGACCATGTTCCAGGCCACCACCGCCAGCACCCCGGCCAGGCTCGCCAGCGGCACGTAGTTCAGCAGCGGCGCTGCCACCAGAATGAACAGCAGCAGCAACAGCGCATGCAGCATGCCGGCGAGCGGGCTCACGGCACCGGCGCGCACGTTGGTGGCCGTGCGCGCGATGGTGCCGGTGACACAGATACCGCCGAACAGCGCCGAGGCGACGTTGGCCGCGCCCTGCGCCACCAGCTCGCAGTTGGCGCGATGACGCCGCCCGCTCATGCCATCCGCCACCACCGCCGAGAGCAGCGACTCGATCGCCCCCAGCAGCGTGAAGGCCACGGCGCTGGGCAGAATCTCGATCACCTGATGCCAGGAGAATGCCGGCAGCGACGGCATCGGCAGCGTTTGCGGAATCCCGCCGAAGGCGGAGCCGATGGTCGCCACCGGTAGATCCAGCAGCGTCGCCGCCCCCGCCGACACCGCTATCGCCACCAGCATACCCGGCCAGCGCGGTCGCCAGCGTTTGATCAGGACGATGATAGCGATGGTCGCCAGCGCCAGTACCAGAGTGATCGGGCTGGCCGTGGGCAGCGCCTGCCAGATCGCCGGCAGCTTCTCCAGCAGCGGGCCGGGCTCCTGCCCGGCGAAGGTCAGCCCCAGCAGCGGCTTGAGCTGGCTGGCGAAGATGATCAGCGCGATCCCGGCAGTGAAACCGACCGTGACCGGATAGGGGATCAGGCGAATCAGACTGCCCAGCCGCAGCCAGCCGATCATCGCCAGCATCACCCCGGACAGCAGCGTGGCCAGCAGCAGCCCGGCCATGCCGTGGGCCTGTACGGTCGCCGCCACCAGCACGATGAACGCGCCCGCCGGCCCGCCGATCTGAAAGCGGCTGCCGCCCAGCAGCGAGACCATGAAACCACCGACGATCGAGGTGTAGAGCCCCTGGGCAGGAGAGGCGCCGGAAGCCATGGCGATGGCCATCGACAGCGGCAGTGCGACGACGGCCACGGTCAGCCCGGCAACCAGATCGGCGCGCAGCTTGGCGAGCCCATACCCTTCGCGCAGGACGGTCACCAGCTTGGGGGTGAAGAGCGCCGCGAAACCCGGCGACCTGGCGGTGCGGACATGCTTCATGTTGGCGAGGCCTCTCGAGTCCAGCGTGGGCGATGATAGCGGTGGGATTAGGGGTTAAGACTCGCCGGGCGCGGTCTTGAGACGCACACCGCGCCCGGTGGCCTGGCTGATCGCCTCATCGCCGATCAGCTCGACACCGGCGCGCTCCAGCGCCTCCACCACCTTGGTCAGGCTGCCGATGACGCCGCGCACGGTGCTGGGGCTGGCTTCCATGCGCTGGATGGTGGGCACCGACACCCCCGCCAGCGCCGCCAGGGCACGCTGATCGATGCCCAGCAGGGCACGGGCGGCACGCATTTGAGGACCGGTGATCATCGCACTCTCCCGCAGATCGGCATTAGCGCCCATTCACCTGCATTTGATCATTGATATCCACCGAGTCTAGCGCATCGATAACCATTTCTAAATATCCTTATTGATATTTCAAATATCAAAATTGGAATTTACTACACCACCTTCCGGCCGACACCTTACGACCCCGACGCTCCCCGACGAGCGTGTCTGGCACTACGTTCCAGGCGCTGGCTGCTAGGTTAGAAGGTGTACATGCATTCGGGAGTCCCATCATGCAATTCCGTCGTCTCGGCCAGACCGGCCTCAAGGTCTCTCCGCTGTGTCTCGGCACCATGACCTACGGCACGCCACGCTGGCGCGACTGGGTCCTCGACGAGGCCCAGAGTCGGCCCTTCATCCAGCAGGCGCTGGAGGCCGGAATCAACTTCTTCGATACCGCCGACATGTACTCCGACGGCGAGTCCGAGCGCGTAGTGGGCAAGGCGCTCAATGACTTCGCCCGGCGCGAGGAGGTCGTGGTGGCGACCAAGGTCTACAACCCCACCGGCAACCGCTCGCCCAACGAACGCGGGCTCTCGCGCAAGCATATTCACCACGCCATCGACGCCTCGCTCGGTCGGTTGGGGATGGAGTACGTCGATCTCTACCAGACCCATCGCTGGGACTACGACACCCCCATCGAGGAGACCATGGAAGCGCTGCACGAGGTGGTCAAGGCGGGCAAGGCCCGCTATATCGGCGCCTCCAGCATGCACGCCTGGCAGTTCGCCAAGGCGCAGCACGTCGCCGAGCGCAACGGCTGGACGCGCTTCGTCACCATGCAGCCGATGGTCAATCTGATCTACCGCGAGGAAGAGCGCGAGATGCTGCCGCTGTGCCGCGACCAGGGCGTAGGTGTGATCCCCTGGAGCCCGCTGGCGCGCGGCATTCTCGCCGGCAGCAAGGCGGTGGGCAGCGAGGGCAGCACCACCCGCGCACGTAGCGACGAGCAGATGCGTGCCTGGAACCTGGGCCAGGATCGAGACGCCCCGGTGATCGAGGCGCTGGGCCAGGTGGCCGCGCAGCGCAATGTGTCGCCGGCCCAGGTCGCGCTGGCGTGGCTGTTGCAAAAGCCCGGTATCACCGCACCGATCGTCGGCGCGAGCAAGGCACATCATCTCGATCAGGCGCTGGGCGCACTCGATATCACCCTGAGCGAAGAGGAGATCGCGGCGCTGGAGGCCCCCTACGTGCCCCACGAGGTGGTCGGCTTCAGCTGAGCCGGGCTCAGCGCTCGACGGCTTGCCGGCAGCGGCCGCCACGAGTGGCGCAGGCGCAGGCGCGGTGGCATCATGAAACTCGGCGCTCCGCGAGGTCGCCGATCCACACCAGAATTTGTACGACACGCCAGGCCGGTGACGCTACCGGCCTACCACCATGGCCGCCAGAATCGACGAGGTAGTGCACGCCAATGTTTGAGAAGATCGAGCGCGTTCCCGGGGATGCCATTCTCGGGTTGATCGAAGCCTACAACCAGGATAGCAATCCGCAGAAGGTCGATCTCGGCGTCGGCGTCTATCGCGATGCCCACGGCCACACGCCGATCATGCGCGCCGTGAAGCAGGCCGAGGCGTATCTGCTGGAGCACGAGCAGACCAAGAGCTATATCGGCTCGCACGGCGATCCGCGCTACGGCAAGGTGCTGCTGCCACTGGTGCTGGGCGCCGACTCCCCCGTGCTGGCGGCCGACCGTGCCAGCGCCACGCAATCGCCGGGCGGTACCGGCGCACTGCGGCTAGCGGCGGACTTCATCAAGTCGAACCTGCCGGGCAAGCGCATCTGGCTCTCCGACCCCACCTGGCCCAACCATCTGGGCATCTTCGACGCCGCCGGCATCGAGATGCGCAAGTACCCCTATGTCAGTGCCGACAACCGCCTCGACTTCGACGCCATGCTGGCGACGCTCAAGGAGGTGCCGCAGGGTGACGTGGTGCTGCTGCACGCCTGCTGTCACAACCCCTCGGGCTTCGATCTCGACCGCGAGCAGTGGCAGCAGGTGCTGGAAGTGGTCAAGTCGCGCGGCCTGCTGCCGCTGGTGGACTTCGCCTACCAGGGCTTCGGCGAGGGACTGGAAGCAGACGCCTACGGCGTGCGGTTGATGGCCGAGAACCTCGACGAGGTGCTGATCACCAGCTCCTGCTCGAAGAACTTCGGCCTCTACCGCGAACGCACCGGCTGCCTGATCGTGATCGCCAAGAATGCCGAGCAGATGCAGAACGTGCGCTCGCAGATGGCGATCGTGGCGCGCGAGAACTACTCCAACCCGCCCTCCCACGGTGCCGCCGTGGTCACCGAGATTCTCGAGTCGGCGGAGCTGGCGCGGGTATGGCGCGAGGAGTTGACCGAGATGTGCGACCGTATCAACGGCCTGCGTAGCGACCTGGTCGCCGCGCTCGAGCCCTACGGTCTCGACAAGCGCTTCGCCCACGTCGCGGCCCAGCGCGGCATGTTCTCCTACACCGGGCTGAGCACCGAACAGGTCAAGCGCCTGCGCGACGAGTTCAGCATCTACATGGTCGGCTCTGGCCGCGCCAATGTGGCCGGCTTCACCAGCGAGAACCTGCCCTACGTGGCCAAGGCGATCGCCGCCGTGGTCGACTGACGGGGCCGAGACAGCAGCGGCACCGAAAGCGCATCAACGCAGAACGCCCGGCCATTGGCCGGGCGTTCTGCGTTATCGATACGGCAACCGCGCCGGGTCACTCGGTGGGCGCGAGGGTATCCGAGCCCATCGCTTCGCGGAAGCGCTGGTGGGTGATGCCGCCGGCCTCGGGGTCGGCGAGCCGCTCGAACAGCGCCTGCTGATTGGCACTGACCGCTTCATCACGGTCGATGACGCCATCGTCGTTGACATCGAGCTGGTCGAAGCTCAACGCATTGGGACGCTGATCCACCGGCGTCTGGGCACCGCCATCGGTGAAGGCGGCATTGTCGCGCCCCACCCCGCCTGACTTCTCGATCGACTCACGGTCGACCTGAGAGGCGTTGGCCGGCGGCTGCGGCTGACCGCTGTCGGCCTTCACCCTCAGGCTCGAGTCGTCGCCCGCAGCGCCGTTGCCCGTTTGCGCCAGGGCGGGCAGCGCGCTGCCCGCGGCGAGCAAGCCGATACCCAGACGCAGAGCCCAGGGACGTGTCCAAGAACGCATGGCAGATCCTCTCAAGACGATGTCCTCTTGAGACCTCTGCCGGGCAAAAAAATTCGCGCCTCGGCCCCCTCGGACCTAGCGGCCCGAGGGAAGCGATACTATTTGAGGCGAGCTTACTCGTCCCAGGTCGGGGCAAAATCAGGATCGGCAATGCGCTCGCCGCGGTCGAGTCCATCGATCTCGGCGATCTCGGCATCGCTCAAGCGAAGCTCCAGCGCCTCGAGATTGGCCTTCTGGTGTTCTGGCTTGGTCGACGACGGAATGACGATGATATCGCGGGCGGCGACCCAGGCCAGCGCGATCTGCGCCGGGGTCACCGCATGGCGCTCAGCGATGCGCTGGAGTACGTCATTGTCCATTACCCGGCCCACCGCCAGCGGCATGTAGGCGGTCACCTCGAGCCCCTTGGCCTGACAATGCTCGACCAGTGCACGGTTGGCCAGGAACGGATGCACTTCGATCTGGTTGGTCACCAGATGCTCGCCGCCGGGCAGCGCCAAAGCCTGATCGATCTGCGCAATGGTGAAATTGGACACCCCGATATGCCGGGTCAGGCCGCGCTGGCGACAGGCGTCGAGTGCGCCCAGATAGTCCGCCATGGGCACCTTATCTTCTGGCGAAGGCCAGTGGATCAGGGCTAGATCGACGTGTTCGAGGCCGAAGGCGTCGAGACTCTGTTCCAGGCTGGCGGTGAGCGCCGCCGGCTCGAGCTGATCCCACCAGATCTTGGTGGTAATGAAGAGCTCGTCGCGGGGGATGCCGCTCTGGCGCACCGCCTTGCCCACCGCCGCCTCGTTGCCATACATCTGGGCGCTATCGAGGTGGCGATAACCGAGGTCGAGCGCCGAGGTCACCGAGTCGATGACCGCCTGCTCCTTGAGGCGATAGGTTCCCAGACCCGGCTGCGGCAGAAGATGAC
This genomic window contains:
- a CDS encoding YafY family protein; protein product: MSRSERLFDLLQVLRRHRRPVSASVLAEATGVSVRTLYRDIASLRQQGAPIDGEAGVGYVLNPGFLLPPLMFSAEEIEALALGLKWAGERTDGPMGQAAREAMAKIEAILPAALRYRFEDDALVIVPSWEPTTREDLPLIRQALSEERKLALDYTDQTGARTERIVWPVNVGFFDSIRVLTAWCELRNAYRHFRVDRILGASILPERTPRRRHQMMKEWRKTLLTKTDSGER
- a CDS encoding amino acid aminotransferase yields the protein MFEKIERVPGDAILGLIEAYNQDSNPQKVDLGVGVYRDAHGHTPIMRAVKQAEAYLLEHEQTKSYIGSHGDPRYGKVLLPLVLGADSPVLAADRASATQSPGGTGALRLAADFIKSNLPGKRIWLSDPTWPNHLGIFDAAGIEMRKYPYVSADNRLDFDAMLATLKEVPQGDVVLLHACCHNPSGFDLDREQWQQVLEVVKSRGLLPLVDFAYQGFGEGLEADAYGVRLMAENLDEVLITSSCSKNFGLYRERTGCLIVIAKNAEQMQNVRSQMAIVARENYSNPPSHGAAVVTEILESAELARVWREELTEMCDRINGLRSDLVAALEPYGLDKRFAHVAAQRGMFSYTGLSTEQVKRLRDEFSIYMVGSGRANVAGFTSENLPYVAKAIAAVVD
- the dkgB gene encoding 2,5-didehydrogluconate reductase DkgB; this translates as MSRHLLPQPGLGTYRLKEQAVIDSVTSALDLGYRHLDSAQMYGNEAAVGKAVRQSGIPRDELFITTKIWWDQLEPAALTASLEQSLDAFGLEHVDLALIHWPSPEDKVPMADYLGALDACRQRGLTRHIGVSNFTIAQIDQALALPGGEHLVTNQIEVHPFLANRALVEHCQAKGLEVTAYMPLAVGRVMDNDVLQRIAERHAVTPAQIALAWVAARDIIVIPSSTKPEHQKANLEALELRLSDAEIAEIDGLDRGERIADPDFAPTWDE
- a CDS encoding SulP family inorganic anion transporter gives rise to the protein MKHVRTARSPGFAALFTPKLVTVLREGYGLAKLRADLVAGLTVAVVALPLSMAIAMASGASPAQGLYTSIVGGFMVSLLGGSRFQIGGPAGAFIVLVAATVQAHGMAGLLLATLLSGVMLAMIGWLRLGSLIRLIPYPVTVGFTAGIALIIFASQLKPLLGLTFAGQEPGPLLEKLPAIWQALPTASPITLVLALATIAIIVLIKRWRPRWPGMLVAIAVSAGAATLLDLPVATIGSAFGGIPQTLPMPSLPAFSWHQVIEILPSAVAFTLLGAIESLLSAVVADGMSGRRHRANCELVAQGAANVASALFGGICVTGTIARTATNVRAGAVSPLAGMLHALLLLLFILVAAPLLNYVPLASLAGVLAVVAWNMVEKHAFASLLRASRGDAAVLLITLSLTVFRDLIEGILAGTLLGALLFIQRMSHSVGAAQMPWVPEDVADASLDYHDSGLSPADPELVVYRLSGAWFFGAATSIESILSRVSDRHRGLILDFSQVPFIDVSAARTLEGVLGASRRAGIRIALTGTRSDMRRVLFANGVRPPLVRYERSIEAAVKKLRG
- a CDS encoding aldo/keto reductase; this translates as MQFRRLGQTGLKVSPLCLGTMTYGTPRWRDWVLDEAQSRPFIQQALEAGINFFDTADMYSDGESERVVGKALNDFARREEVVVATKVYNPTGNRSPNERGLSRKHIHHAIDASLGRLGMEYVDLYQTHRWDYDTPIEETMEALHEVVKAGKARYIGASSMHAWQFAKAQHVAERNGWTRFVTMQPMVNLIYREEEREMLPLCRDQGVGVIPWSPLARGILAGSKAVGSEGSTTRARSDEQMRAWNLGQDRDAPVIEALGQVAAQRNVSPAQVALAWLLQKPGITAPIVGASKAHHLDQALGALDITLSEEEIAALEAPYVPHEVVGFS
- a CDS encoding helix-turn-helix transcriptional regulator translates to MITGPQMRAARALLGIDQRALAALAGVSVPTIQRMEASPSTVRGVIGSLTKVVEALERAGVELIGDEAISQATGRGVRLKTAPGES
- a CDS encoding glutathione S-transferase, which gives rise to MSRELIFYTNPQSRGNTVQWMLEEVGQPYETRVLSFGAPMKAPDYLAINPMGKVPAIRHGSVVVTEAAAICAYLADAFPEAGLAPIPPARGDYYRWFFFTAACAEPAMSDHAAGWKADTPEMQRQSGYGSFEMTYDALACWLAGRSFVAGERFSAADVYLVSLLNFGMTFDAIPRRPEFDAYVAPLLERPAKKRAEARIAELMAESDPTAP